AGgaattacaaaataatattaaaatgcaTTTTAACGAATATAAGTTAAATAATTAGCGATTATTTAATCGACTAGTAAcataatctaataaaataattaaagctgATTAACCAAATACGAGtaaataggtataaaaatatcaataaaactaaaataacaatTACATCATAATTTACACATTGACTTATCtctttaaatatttgtattcaTTCAAGATTATGTAAaacaatttgtaaataatatcaatgtcatttaaaCTCTTGTATTCATGTAAATAATTTACTGATTAAATAGCTTCAGGTATAGacaatatatattatcttaaaatACATTTCCTAAAACACCATACAGATTCAAAAACACGCGTCCCGTtgcgtttataatatttttaatttaaacatttaaaCTACCAAAACACCAATTAGAACTAATACCTAATTCCTTTAAGGATAACAAGATTAAATAGCAggacacacacacaaacaggcATTTATATACTGTATTATATCTGATCCATTTACGAACACATAAAGTCAATAAGTTCATCACTATATGTATCTCATTTCTAGATAAAtatctaattttaaattttggcaacaTCTTTGCTTGTTATACGCTCACAGGTTACTGGACTCTTAGAAATAttgattataaatataaaatacaattgAATACAAGcttaaatacatacaatacaatctAAGCACTACGCTTCGTGGAAGACAACAATAGTAACAGAGTTTATACTTCGTAACATAGTCCCACTCATACGGTTCGCTTAACTTTTTAATGTTCTTAAAACACAACTCCTAAATATAGAAATATAGcgtaaaaatctaacatacatGAACGCGTCGCAACGCACCCAAAAGagccacaaattaaaattacactaactcataaaaatatttaaaatatttccgAGTATTCAATCAAATCGAGCAGCTAATCGAGTTTCTACAacggtaattaattaatattaattaatttatgacaCATTACACACCGTAAAAGGTGTTAAAATTGTGCGTGGATTTAGAATATCAATTCTTGTTCGAGCTCGTGTAGTCAAATTTAAGATTAGATGAAACTAAATTATGTCATCTCAGAGTCGTTGTAAAGTGAATCTTATGTTAAACTACACAAGGTTGTAATCCCGAAAGTCCTTGAGATCGCGGTCATAAGACTAGTTTAAGCTGAAGCTACGCCGTGCTTCTGAATCTCCTCGGCCTGCATCTTGGTGCGCAGCGCCGGCACATCCTCCGGGATGCGGACAATCTTGTGGAATTTCtagaaatacaaaaaaaagtaaatttctACATTCTAAAACTCGCAAACGAGACGGAAACTTTTCACAACACTGCGGTAATGTTACAACCCTACCCTAGCAAAACAGTCTAAGGAAAGACGATCTTTAGTCAAATAGTGGTTGAAAGAATTTCGAAAGTCGGTAAATTAAAGAAATGTTTGTctctaaaatacaaaatgtgcaAATGGATATACGGAGAATCTGTCCACATTTACATAACAGGACATTACTCTTTTTAGGACaggataaataattttactgtCAATAGTAGCAGCTAACTAACATCAAAATTGAACGACATGAAGGTTCTCAATACTGAAATGGAAAGGTCCGAGTAATGAAACGTACTTTCGGAAGTGCCACATCTCTATGTTcgctatttattatttttactaggACAAACCACGTCGGCGATGGCGACACGAGttagactcctttttaaaggaatgGACAGGAACTGCACAGGATCGGTAAGACTGGAAAaagtggggggaggcctttgcccagcagtgggacattataGGCTCCTAATAGTAATAATACTAGGACATATATTAAATGGTATAAACGCACCTCGCTCGTAGTACCCGGCGTGACTCGCCACAGATATACCATGTACCCCGGGATGCACAGCATGGAGGACAGCGCCGTGAACCAGCCGAACGCGTGTGCCCACCACGGGTACTCGTAGTTCATGTATTTGATCGGAGTCCATTGCACCAAGTTGAAGATGAACACGCTCTGTTGGATCAAGAAAAtgagatatttaatttattattctgaTATTATCATGTTAGTCCATGGATATTATGAAGTACCgtttaaactaaatacaaaaaCGTTTATAATTAATCATTAAAAGATTGATAATTCACGCACATTTACTCTCTGGTCAACTTTTGGGCCGATGATCAGGGGACCGCTTACTAAAAAGTGTCCAGGTTTAAAATACATGTAGGTAATCAGAGGCCTCAGCGTTTGTTGGAAACAAAGATTAAGAATTTAACACAGCTTCAAATGCTTCAATCGGTGATTATTGTATACTGTTCGTCAAAGGTAAGTAAAAATTAATCTAAATTTCAATCCAAACTTAGCGAAATTTCCAATACATATGtaatatacgtaggtatatataagACATATAGGTACACAATACATTCATACTTACGATCATTTCATACCCTTCAATGATTATACACCGTGTATAAGTAAATTAATGTTCATCCCTaccatattttaaaatttggagTTCATACAGTACAGCTTCTATCTGAAGATTAGCTTACTTACAAGAATGAAAGACAGTTCAGTTAAGGTCCCAAACAGaaacgcaataaggacatcatggtaaggccccagaaCTATTTTAATAATGAAAATGCACAAAACAAGCCAACAAAAACTTACAATACAAATAGCAGGCGTGAATCCGACCCAGCAGAACTTCCACCAAATAGTGGGGTAGTAGCCGATCATCTCCTTGATGCCGTCGTAGAAGCGGTTGACGCCGAAAGCCCAGGAGATGGAGACGCACTCGAAGAAGATGAGGAACAGCAGGCAGAAGCCGGACACGGCGTACGAGTCCAGGATTTGGAACACGTACATACCGCCCTGGAGAAATTACATGATATTTGAGGAGTGtattttcaaaagggcttatttctctatgaaagtcatacaaaatacaatacaaaaataagcccttttgataAGACACTCCTGATTTCAAATACCTAATGCAATACAAAATTTCCACGAAAATTTTGAAGGAATTATTAGCTTTGTTATTACTGTTAATAGTATTTAGATtctgaatataatatattaggtatattgtttctAAAGTTAGTAACTTAGTACTATGATTAAAAAATGTTACAGAGTTATGTGTTATAGGTATCATTTGTCCTAATGTGTTATTGCCTAAAAGGAAAGTTTTCCAGAAtgttagttcttttcattttaaaattataatttaggtACTTTTCAAGCACCACAACTTACagtaatattgtaaaaattatgCGGATTTAAATCCTTCGAATGTAAATTTTAATAGGACCAATTAAACATTCGGAGATCCCGACGGCTCAAACCcacttagataaaaaaaatagagaaCTCTCATGAGAAGATACCTTTGATCagcataataaatttaattgaaaactcATAAAACAACATCTTACCTCAGATATACAAGACAGCCCAACCAAATACGAAATGACACACGTAATCGCAATGAAGATTTCCTTCCTCCTCCTCAGCAACTTGGGCCACTCATCAATAACGGCCGTGATGAAGCCCTCCATGGTGCAGAACTGGCTGTCGAGGCCGATGAGGAGCAGCATGAAGAAGAAGAGGCAGGACCAGAGCGGGGCGCCCGGGAGCTGGAGCACTGCTGATGGGTAGGCGAGGAAAGCTAGACCAGGACCTggaatataagataagatacgatAAGATAAGTTAAGATAAGACAAGATAAGatacgataaaataaaatagatttcattgaaaatatccaaaaatggaaacaatcataatacgcttaagtagtaggtacttaaatactaAAGAAGATTAAAGATAGGATGAGATAAATATAAAAGGCATTATTCGTGacaatcacaaaacgtgtacgaATATGAACAGACAACAAGAGCAGAGAAATAAAAATGAGAGAGAATACAAGAGGATTCAGGTAGTGACTGAAGGAAAATAAGGAAATGTGAGagttttgaataaaaattataattattgtaaactGGTTCGAAATAtggagtcggaccaagctaactctccATGGCAATTGTGATGACAATGTGTAGCCATGTCATTATTATAGTCAAATTGACATgctctcactttgttctgttcatatCGATGCAAAGTtaacttagacggactctagcaAGATTGTTTAGTGATGTTGTTGTTGAACCAAAACATTATTTGCATTCATATGATCCTATAGTATTAAGAAgcattagagttagaccaagaaaagtctacaATGATTTTAATAGCATACTTAGAAATTGTTGTTTAAATAAAGTGTCGTTCTTGCATACTTAGAATTGTTGTTTAAATAAAgtgaacttgctatgtaaacaaaccgtcaCATTAAAAGTGTCaattaataaatatgaatttattaatgacttttgtttacatagttagcaagttccacagAATCACACTAAACGTCATAATTCAATCACActaaatttgacgtttaaaataacttaaataacacttgcactgcgtgtgctatcaaaatcgttgcagacttttcttggtctaactcacagacaatccaacctctagacatagcattgtcgcgctaccccctctgccacacatacggtagcgttactccatcttcgagtcaatcccgtgccgtgattggtccgtgtctttgaacggaccaatcacggcacgggattcgctcacctcgtccccccgcacccccgtatttttggcagcatcggtttcatgaaagaattggcctaagctcagtctagaggttggattgtcagtggcctAACTCTACATAGTAcattacattatacatatacgaagagaggctgaaatattcgccgcctaagctataaaaaaaaaaaactgtgctattttttccccgcctcttggcagtttaaatattgccgccattattaacgattaataattaacatataCTTTAATACTCTCTTTCATTTTCTTTCTAAGGCCGCGTACTTTTCAGCCGCCCCGCGtaggtcgtatcggtccagaaagaccgcgggcgacagttcattccacagtttatcTGAAGCGGGAAGTTTACCTGAGGCAGCCACTTCAGCGACCGGCCTCTGCTGCTCGTGGGCCATGAAGCCGACGACGGAGAAGATGACGAACCCGGCGAACATGGACGTACTGGAGTTGACGGTGCATACTATCAACGCGTCTCTGGAAGAAGGGCATCATGGGTGAATAAACTTTTTCTTggcactcgttgccatggttacattCTCCTGGGTTTACGgcattaaaaataatctaaaattgTGAAGTAGTGGACTTCGGAATTGGTGGGGCGTGCGGTGAGGAGCGAAGAGAAACACGAAGTAATGGCAGGTAGTCGTCTAGTATACATATTAGCCAGTCGGCGCTAACACTAGGTACAGGAACTATGTAACTAGCTAGACTGACTAAACTAATAGCCTAAGGCCGAGCAGCGTCCTACAGGACAACAGTCGAGCGCCTAGGGGAGGTGACGAGGAATTGGTTTTGTCAAGATGGCCCACTGAGGTCCCGAATGGTACGCAAAGTGTTCGCATAATTGACTCctaacatagagaaatatagtaagacaagagtgctcactccatacatcagttagactattaatttcagtgtctacatctagcatcgagtagcggaactatcagtactgctacttgataacagatgtagcaccgaccggaaagtcttatctcaacagcataagactttccggtcggtgctacatctattgtcaagtagcagtactgatagttccactactcgatgctagatgctaatagtctttttggtactaaaactgatgtatgaagtgagcaatctatgtatttttttctctatgctcctAACTTATTCTCAGTTCTCATTTCCCTCTCATTTCTCCTCTTTTTGTTCATTATTTGTACATAAAAAATCTAGGCAACACGTAACACAGGTTACGCAAGGTtttggatttttaaaactacgggaAAGATAATCGCTAATGTTTATGTCGAAGTTgaggactactagcgccatctagtaggCTCCATGGGAACTAAACATTGCTTATATATGTTTTTGGGGAAATTCGCCTTACAAAATGCATTTTTGTGGTAGGTAGTAATCATGGAGCTAGGAACCAATGTTACGATgttacttataaatattttctttacttTTCTTTTTCTTAGTCAGATTAGACTAACCAACGAGTTTGATCATTTTATCCATAATTCTATCAAAAAAAGAGTACTGTGAAATGgtgtgagtaggcgcaaaactgacattcaaacctcgataagatttttttttacattatgcaaactgaatggtatatataataagtgttccggacgtttgtattttagtttttattttatttcgttttacatttcataactttcaaaGGTCATGTCAAAACCAAAAGCATAATAAATTGTTACTCGTAAATCTGAATCAGGTACCAAGTCTAGTCatgatctaatttatttcacgatttaagtaggtacctgcaATATGTAATATATTATAGAACGAACGCCGCAATAATATCggacacgatcttatttatagagccataagaggggtcacatatttttgcggccttcgaagagtaacagattattgcaggtgactgtaatCTCGTAGCTCATCAAAAAGTAACAACAACAAGACACTTAAACTTAACGACAATTGCCTAATGGAGGGTAAAACTTTGTATAGGTAAGCCCATAATAAAGTGTATTACGCATTGTTGCAGCAAGTTGGTGATTCTTTATACGAGCTTTTTGCCAACCCAAATGACGTCACACGAAATTATGTCAAATGAAATtatgcaaaaataaattatgtcaaAGTAAACTTACTTGTCCGCCctcggaatacccaactggcgcgaagtggcgcagaatagggcagagtggcgctctcttgtgtcagaggccaagatcctctttgggtcactgagccagtgatgtatgtatgtatgtaaacttaCTTGTACACGTTATTAGTGAACTTGTTATAACTGCCGAGGGCCACGAGAGTGCCGAGGCCGAGTCCGTACGAGAAGAAGATCTGCGTGACGGCGTCGATCCACACCTCAGACTCGAACAGCTTGGACATGTTCGGCATCACGTAGAACTTGATGCCTTCCATCGCGCCGGGGAGGGTTATACCTGGGACACGGAAATAaaatgggttaatcaactttttcttgtcacacgttgctatggttacggttagtcactcttaaaattctagtagaacatggtacagcgtacagcagttcttctaacaatctatgctactatattgtctcctcgctaatgggacagaataacaacaagaaattgttgattgacccaaataatataaaataatagttttaagcaAACAAACATATTGTGCGACATCGTGGAAAATGCAGGAGAGTAGCCTGCGATGGTATGACCACGTAAAGAGGAGACCACCAGACTACGTTGGAAATTTAGCACTACGACTTTCCATTCCCGGTAGAAGTAAACGGAAAACAAGATGGAAGGACGTAGTGTTAAAAGATATGAAAGTATCCGAAAGCGACGTCGAGGATACGGCGAAGTGGAAGCGAGAGACCCGGAAAGCTGACCCCATCACCATATAGGATACATAGCTTGGAAGAGAGAGATAGGTACTTTaaaccctaaaccggcgagcgtctatgaggaatgttatgaaagtaacgcaagcgaaagaggtatgtcaggatcgtggCAAGTGGAattccgtggtctctgcctacccctccgggaaataggcgtgattatatgtatgtataggtactttaagAGCGTGAATTTATAATAGAGTCTGCCTAagataactttgcaccgacttcaaTAAGTTCAATATTACAAAGTGGGCAAGTATcattataaacatcatattttcatagaaaattgAAATTACTGATGACATTGTcatactttgtcattgcaaatatcATGCAGAGCTATTTAGGTTTGTCTATCTTTTCCGGTCCATCACAAGCCCTTCCAGCCAGATGCAGAAGATTCATAACACCCACACCAGCAGCAGCCTTCAACAAATCTAGAAGAATTGACTAACCTCTGATCAGTAGCACTGTCAGAAGGAAGTACGGGAACAAAGCAGTGAAGTAGACAACTTTTCCTGTCCACCGCACGCCCTTCCAGATGCAGAAGTAGCATAGCACCCACACCAGCAGCAGGGTGCCAGCCAGCTCCCAACGGATGTTCCCGATGTGCTCGATACCGCTCGAGATTTGGAGGGCTCGACGTCTGCAAGGAATTACAGATTGTTAAGAATAACGAAATTGGAAAACTTTATTCAGAAACGCTTAATTTTACACAATCTGAAAACAGTAGGTGGTCTTGTTGAAATACAACTAGCTGTTGAGGATCTCGCCTTCGTAGATGAAATGAATGATGACAACAAAGGCGACTTACTCCAAACACTGTTTGACAGGGTTGGAGAGAGCAACTTTAGTTAGGTATATTTTGACGGTTGAGCATCCAAAAGGCGGTCTTGTTGCAGGATGAAAAGCAGTTGAAAATATTGCAGTTGTTGAACCCACAGAAAAAGTTTTTAATGGTAATAAAGATGGTGAAGATGACTTACTCCCAGAACTCCTTGACGGGGTCAGAAAGGGCAACTTTAGTAATGTTTTGGCCGTTGAGCACGCAGTAGGTGGTCTTGTTGAAGGACGACCAGCAGTTGAGGTTCTTCCGGTCGTACGGGTTGACGCAGGCAGCCGTGTTCCAGTAGTTGTCGCAGTTTCTCCATGGGACCtctgtaaaaataatttatattctcTATCGTATTTCGGCTTTCGAATGTTCAACTAATGCGTTAAGCCTTGTATTACTAGGTATCTATAGTTAGTAAGACAAGGCGTATATTCTCAATATCCTTGAATCTTAGGTCTAGTGAATTAATGAATAACTGGTTGACATAACTTTTACTGTCTTTAATATCAATGCATTAAGTGAATCATTGTAACTGTTGCATCTAAAACATCTTCAAttctaaatattttgttttcaaacataaaacataatatatgaaatattaatattctttaaaaaaaaatactgaagatCAAAACGACTAACTGATCTGAAATTTACCTGATCGCATGGACATGAAGAAGTAGAAGATGGCCCACGCGAGGATGACGATGTAGTACACGTTCATCCAGCAGGACATCACGGCCGCCGCGTAGCCGATGCCtgaaaaatcattacttacatctGACAACTTGTGGCATTGTTGGCATAAGTTGATGATACTTGTTTGGCATAAGTTGGCATGACAACTTTTTCCTaaacatcttggaaggcaggattgaaaagacaagagaagaagggaaaccttGAATTACTTATCTCAgccatataaaaaataatgcgtcgtatgaggaaattaaaagactggcacagaaaagaaatgattggcgattactccaccgacaagagcaaagctcttaagttatgatgatgataatgattacGTCTGAAGTTTAATTTTCGCTCCCAATCCCCGTGGGTGCACGGTAGGTAAAATGTTAGCGTCGCACGCCCTAATTGATCGCAAAGTAACGACGTTCATTTGCTCTTCTTACAACAGATCTTCAGTAAAATGTCGCCCCTTTTCCCGCCCCAAATTGAAAGCATTCCACGAACCATTGGATTCAAAAAGATGACAAATGTTTTCAAACATTTTGAGGAAAACAAGGGACGGTATCCGAATTTAAAATGGGTTCCTTTGAATAACCTCTTTGTTTAACTTGTCGTTTCTTCCGAGTACTTTTTAGAGATTGATGAATTGTTTTTACACAATtgagttttttgttaaataagttTTGATTCTGAAATAACCTACTGAATGGAAAACTTAATTTGATAATCGATGAAAGAATTTCAAAATAagtatcaaataaaaaaaattaaaaccgaTTAGATTTAGGTTCTTTTGATGCCAAAAATGTTGATgtacattttggaaaagagctgtcTTTTCAAACTGCCAgatcgatttttatcaaaccaccgcaaggaaactcgctttcacgtaaaaaaaactgcatcgaCATCGGTCCATCCGTTTGAGAGCACCGAcgccacagacagacacacagtcAGACATTGGCTGCAAACGTATAATACCCCTCTTTTTTCGTCGGGGTTTTAAAAAGGGAAAAATTTAACAGATGTGTTATGAAACTTATGAATAAGGGAGTTAGTAATTTTGATAAACATGCCCAATGAAACCATATATCACCTTTAAAAATCGGCGCAATCTTGAACACGCCCAGCCCACCAATGGTCAGCATCTGCCCCATGGCCAGCTCCATGAAGAACATGGGTATACCAGCTAGGAATAGGGTCAGGAAGTAGGGGATCAGGAACGCGCCGCCACCATTCTTGTAGCAGAGGTACGGGAACCGCCACACGTTCCCGAGGCCGATGGCGAGGCCGACCACAGAAAGAATGAAGTCCAGCTTGGAGGCCCAGGAGCCTCTCTCGGGGAGGTCTGATTTGAGGGCGACATCgctgaaaaaaaaaggttttttaaaTCCTAATCAAAAAGTggtgtttttttattacacaaaaatatGATGTTGCGGTTTAAATTCAACTAATTTTTATGCATAACGTTCTCACAACTGCACAATGcaaactatatatttatttaaatttaaaaatacttgGGTTTTATCTGTTTGCGTGTGTTGTTTGTTGTACATGTGTTgtattataaatacctacatgtgtTAGATTTATAGCTTATTTTAAACTGCCTACTTTTAGACTACTTTAGTAATTTTactttacattttaaaaataagtatttgtttgaataaaatttacaaatatacatacaagttGCGGTAATAATGAAAAAGAAACTTCTGAATGAATGgttgaaaaaaaatatgtttcctacgtcgaaaattttgaaaaaatataaacctGGGTTTAGTGCTCGTCCCCTGCGCGCTGAGCTCGATATCTTGCGTCTCGTTCTTCGCGTCCATCTtgttcactctaacaaaacaaGTTCCGATCACTTCTCTAGGGGACTATCACCATTTTGGCAGTGCCTGACAGTCGGGAAGCGTTTTGTGGATGTCTGCAACAAAAGCGAAATAACATGAAAAtggagtctgtgcggaatgtatggggctcaatacattccacgtgcacgactcttctctttccgaacagaccctaaaatttaaaataaaataaaaaccgcgCTATCGTATCTAAGTATAGTTAAGAagtcaattttgacagttattaattttatactGGAACCAccagtatttctgttgccactataacaacaaatactaaaaacaaaataaaataaatatttaagtggggctcccatacaacgaacgtgattttttttgccgttttttgcgtaatggtacggaacccttcgcgcgagtccgactcgcacttatttcctaaaactaaaactaaccggGCGATAGCTTTTTGCAGATTACTTCGTGTAAGTACacaatcataataatatttaacgttaacgaattaGGTACTCGGTTGTTTTTGAAAAGTAACCTGTTTTCAAGAGTAAAAACTCATTTTCTGATAGAATCAtttatttgacagctgcaaaaacacaatataaattacaaaaacaataaccaaaaagataaaataaaaaacaaaacagcgATTACACTAACAAAGACAATtcaattacaatttacaaaattctCTATTCCATTTACACTGGAGAGGCATAATATAACTATGTACCTATTCAGCACAAAGCTGTACATAAATAATGGTCTCAGGCGCACCTGATCTCGTCTTTATGAGTTTACTTAGGGATACAAATCTCCGTAATGCAATGTTCGTGGGGAGGAATTTATACATCATTTTGAGGGCaatgacatatataggtatgttagtctataaggtatttgtaatatgggccttgtttcctgatttaaatttcaaaataaaaataaataaaataaaataaatataacaattgaAGAAataggtcaagagcaccctaaaccggcgagcgtgtatgaggaatgttatgaaagtaacggaagcgaaagaggtatgtcaggatcgtagcaagtggaaatccgtgggtctctgcctacccctccgggaaataggcgtgatgaTATGTATGAACAATAGATAAGTTATACTTATACAAAAGGAGCGCAAAAAGTAGTTCTACTTATCCTACCTACGAAGAAATcggttatttttgattaattttcgcaTTCCATTCATCTTTGTCATACTCGTTCTTAAACATgagctcgtctctttctctttcggtgaaagggagctcgttagcgcgtgcacaccagggatgttgcggatgccgattttttgacatccgcggatgcggatgcggatgcggatttttaaaggctcacatccgcggatgcggatgcggatgcggatgtcaagataggtacataaaaaacgtcaaatattacattttagtaatttttatttcaaaaaaccgaccaagtgcgagtcggactcgcgttccaagggttccgtacaataagtcccactcatgcttgactgctaatttctaataggtttttttggctaattactaaattacctagcagtctagcacttccgccgatgctaagacgttcctgtaccgaactgttccacatccgcatccgcattaaatccgcatcgattttatgcggatgcggatgcggatgcggatgttgaaaataacgcggaagttccgcggttgcggatgcggatgcggatgttcgcaacatccctggtgcacACATTTCGCTTGCCCGAATTTCATCAGTTTCCCTTATCTTTTCAGTTCCTCAAATTGCCTTTTTTGCCGCTGGCGTGACTTTTTTGTGGCTGACAAGACGTTTTCAGAAGATAATTTATATCTTAGTTTGAAACTTTGTCAAGTCCTTCGAagccttttttatttttcaccaaGTTAAGAACTTAAGAGTTTTGAAAGTAAATTAACATTTCTTCTTTCGCTTCTTAAGGCGCGTTTCTTAAGCTTGCCTACTTTCCAAGTTTTCATACTTTTGTAAAAGTGAATGGGTGCAAATTTTGCGTCCATGTTCACtagtaaatatataggtaccataTACAAAATTGCAAGTTCATATTACTTAgaataatacctactttaac
The Cydia amplana chromosome 22, ilCydAmpl1.1, whole genome shotgun sequence DNA segment above includes these coding regions:
- the LOC134658341 gene encoding sodium- and chloride-dependent GABA transporter 1, which codes for MDAKNETQDIELSAQGTSTKPSDVALKSDLPERGSWASKLDFILSVVGLAIGLGNVWRFPYLCYKNGGGAFLIPYFLTLFLAGIPMFFMELAMGQMLTIGGLGVFKIAPIFKGIGYAAAVMSCWMNVYYIVILAWAIFYFFMSMRSEVPWRNCDNYWNTAACVNPYDRKNLNCWSSFNKTTYCVLNGQNITKVALSDPVKEFWERRALQISSGIEHIGNIRWELAGTLLLVWVLCYFCIWKGVRWTGKVVYFTALFPYFLLTVLLIRGITLPGAMEGIKFYVMPNMSKLFESEVWIDAVTQIFFSYGLGLGTLVALGSYNKFTNNVYKDALIVCTVNSSTSMFAGFVIFSVVGFMAHEQQRPVAEVAASGPGLAFLAYPSAVLQLPGAPLWSCLFFFMLLLIGLDSQFCTMEGFITAVIDEWPKLLRRRKEIFIAITCVISYLVGLSCISEGGMYVFQILDSYAVSGFCLLFLIFFECVSISWAFGVNRFYDGIKEMIGYYPTIWWKFCWVGFTPAICISVFIFNLVQWTPIKYMNYEYPWWAHAFGWFTALSSMLCIPGYMVYLWRVTPGTTSEKFHKIVRIPEDVPALRTKMQAEEIQKHGVASA